TGTACTCCAACGACGACATGTTCTTCGGCCGGCCCGTGCAGCCCGGCATGTTCTTCTCGCCCGGCGGGATCACGAAGTTCATCGAGGCATCCACGCGCATCGGCCTCGGGGACAACGACTCCGACCGCAGCGGCTTCGAGAACTCGGCGCGCGTCAACCGGCGCCTCCTCATGGACCGCTTCGGCCGCCTCATCACGCGGCACCTCGAGCACGCGGCCACGCCGCTGCGGAAGAGCGTGCTGCTGGAGCTCGAGCAGGAGTTCGCCGAGGACTTCCACCGCACGCAGCTCAGCCGGTTCCGGTCCAGCACCGACATCTCCGTCACGAACTCGCTGTACCACTACTACGCCCAGATGACGGCGCGCGCCGTGCAGCAGGAGAGCGCCAAGGTCACGTACGTGGACACCACGTCCCGTGCCGGGCTCGACCTCCTGCCGGGCCTCCTCAAGCGCCGCTCGCAGGACTTCTTCTGCCTGAACGACGGCTCGTTCCCCGAGGTCCCGGCTGACGAGCGGCAGGAGCGCGTGCAGGACTTCCTCGAGCGCTACTACGGCATCCCGGCGCCCTGGGAGGCGGAGGTCGCCGACGCGGCCGGGTCCTCGGACGCCGCGCCCGCCGCACCCGCCTCGCCGGCGGATTGAGCCGCGCGGGCAGCCCCGCCGACCGCACCCCGTACGAGGTGCTGGGCGTGGATCCCGCGGCCGGCACCGCGGACCTCCGCGCCGCGTACCGTCGGCTCGTGCGCGCCACCCACCCGGACACGGGCGGGGAGGCGCACCTCTTCCACGCCGTGCAGCGCGCGTGGGAGGTCATCGGGGATCCCGCCGACCGCGCCGCGTACGACCGCGGGCAGGGCCGCGCGTCGGCGTCCGACGACGACCCGCTCGGACCGGACGACGCCGGGTACGCGCCCGCGCCCGGATCCGGCACGCGCCTCGGCGCGACCGTGCACGGCACCGCGGGCGCCCTCGCCCGCGCCCACTACCTGGATCGCGTCGCCGCGTGGCAGGGCGTCGCGCCCGGCGCGGACCTCGGCGTGGATCCCTGGTCGCCCGAGCTCGTGCGCCGCGCCCCCCGCGACGTCCGCTGGCTCCTCGCGAAGGCCCTCGCGGAGGAGGCGACCGCGCGCGCCGCGGCGTCCCTCGGCATGGGCGCGACGATCTTCCACGACGTCCGGCCGCTCGCCGGCGACGGCAAGGTCGACCACGTCGTCCTCGCGCCCGCGGGCCTGTTCGCGCTCAGCTCGGAGGACTGGGGCGTCGCGGTGCAGCTGGTGCGCGGCGAGCTGCAGCCCGTCGCCGCGGATCCCGACGGCGCCTTCGCGCCCGGCGACGCGCCGGTCACCTGGCTCGCCGGCGCTGCGCGCTCGCTCGCGGCGTCCGCGGGCGTGCGGTTCGCGGCCGCGGTGGTCGTCGTGCCGGACGACGCGCTCGCGCAGCCCGTCGAGCGGGTGGAGCGCGGCCGCAACCGCGGCGCGCTCGTCGTCCGCCGGTCGGTGCTGCCGCTCGTGCTGCGCGACGGCGTCTCCGAGGAGGGCCGGCTGAGCGTGGCGGATCCCTACGCCGTCCGGGCGCTCCTCCGCGAGCGGCTGACGCTGCTGGGGCCCGCCGCGGGCTGACGCCTGCCTCGCCGCGGGTCAGGCGGGCAGGTCGGTGGGCGCGTCCTCCGCGCCCGACGCGGTGTCGGCCGCGTCCTCGTCGGCCGCGACCGAGTCGCCGCCGCTCGACAGGCCGCCGTCGCCCGGGGCCTCCTCGTCGTCGAGGTGCCGGACGGCCTCGCCGTCGGGGACGATGCCGCCGGTGCTCGAGTCGGGGTCGCCCTCGCCGGGCATGCCCTGCGTGACGCCGGGGGCGCCCTGGACGGTGGACAGGGGATCGATGTCGGAGTCGCTCATGCGTCGACCGTACGCCGGAGCCCCGCGCGCGTCAGGGCGGGCGGGGCTCCGGGGTCCGTGCGGACGGGGATCAGTCGATGCGCTTGATGCCCTCGAGGCGGCCGAGCAGGTCGCGGTCCTGCGCGTCGAGGTCGCCCTCGGCCGCGACGACGCGGATGGCGGCCTCGAAGTCGAGGTCCTGGTCGTCGGCGACGCCCGCGACGTCGGCCACGACCCAGAGGAAGCTCACGAGCTCGGGGAGGATCTCGGACAGCACCGCGTCCGGGAAGATCGCCGCGGCCTGGCGGAACAGGCGGTCGGTGGCCGGGCCGCCGAACGCGTGGTCGAGGTCGGCGACGATGCCGTCGTCCTCGTCGAGGTCGGTCGAGATCCAGTTGGCGACGTGCTCGCCGTCGAGGAGGATCGCGGAGATGAAGAGCGGCTCGCCGCCGGACTCGCTCTCGACGATCTCGGTGATCGTGTAGCCGGCGACGCCGGGAGGCGTGAGAAGGGAGTCGTCATCCATGCGCCAATGCTAGCCGTGCGGGGCCGCCCGTCGAGGCCGGATCCGCGTCCCGACGGCGCGGGATCGCCCGGCGGCCGCGGGTAGCCTCGTCAGGTGATCCCCGCCGCCGACCTCCTGCCCGCCGAGCGGGCCGACGCGTCGGCGCACGCGGGGGAGCGGCCCGTCGCGGCGGTCCTCGATCCGTCCGCCTGGCACGACCGCGCCGACCGGCACGCCGGCCGGGCCGACGCGTTCTCCGCGGGCTTCCGCGAGCGCCGCATGGCCGGCCGCACCCACGAGGTCGACGACTTCCTCTTCACCTACTACCCGCACAAGCCGTCGCTCCTCCGCCGCTGGCACCCGGGCGCGGGAGCGGTCCTCGCCGACGCCGCGGGCGAGGAGCGGGCGGCCTGGCGGTGGTACGTCGCCGACGCCGAGCGCGCGGCGGGCGGTGTGCGGGTGGACGCCGCCGCGTACCTCGCCGCGCGCGGGTCCACGGCGTCGTTCGTCGAGCGGATCCTCTCCCGCACCGCCGCCCGCCCCGGCCGCTTCTCCTGCTTCGGCCTGCACGAGTGGGCCATGGTCTACCGCGTCGCGCCCGGCGAGCAGCGGCACGAGAAGCTGCCGCTCCGGCTCGGCTCGGCCGCGACCGACGAGGTCGTGGAGACGCACAGGCTGGCCTGCACGCACATCGACGCGTTCCGCTTCTTCACGCCCGAGGCCGTGCCGCGGAACGCGCTGGCGCCCACGCGCGAGACGCAGCCGGACCTCGAGCAGCCCGGCTGCCTGCACGCCGGCATGGACGTCTACAAGTGGGCGACGAAGCTCGGCCCCCTCGTGCCCGGCGAGCTCCTCCTCGACGCGTTCGAGCTGGCCCGCGACATCCGCTCGCTCGACATGCGCGCGAGCCCGTACGACGTCTCCGGGCTCGGCCTCGAGGCCGTGCGCATCGAGGAGCCGTCGGGCAAGGCCCGGTACGCGGCGGAGCAGCGCGGGTTCGCGGGGCGGTCGAACGCGCTGCGGGCGCGGATCCTCGACGAGCTCGCGCACGCGCGCCGCGTGGCCGCCGCCGGGCTCTAGGGCCGCGGCGCCGTGACGCCGATCAGACCCGCCGACCGCGCGGGTCAGCGTCCGCGCACGCCCTCCGGGTCGCGCAGCCGCTCGATGTCGCGCCGGTCGCGCTTGGTGGGGCGCCCCGCGCCGCGGTCGCGCACGACCGTCGCGGGCGCGGCGTCGCGCGGCGGGGGCGGGGGAGTGAGGTCGGTCATGGCCTCCGCGGCGACGGCGGGACCCACGCGCTTCACGAGCGTGCGGCGCACCACGAGGATCCGCTCGGCGCCCGCGACCCGCACGCGCACCTCGTCGCCCGGCCGCACCGCCTGCGACGCCTTGACGCGCTCGTCGGCGACCCGCACGTGCCCGGCCCGGCACGCCGCCGTCGCCTGCGACCGGGTCTTGTAGACGCGCACGGCCCAGAGCCAGCTGTCGACGCGGACGGCGGCCTGCCCGGCGGGGGCGGGGGGCAGCGCGTCGTCGAGGGGCATCCTCCGACCCTAGGCGACGGCTCCCCGGTACGCTGGCCCGAGCATGTCGATCACCCGCCGCACACTCCTCACCGCGTCCGTGTCGGGGCTCTCGCTCCTCGGCCTCGCGGCGTGCACGCGGACGACGCCCACCCCGGCCACCCCCACGTCGATGCCCTCCGCGACGCCGACGCCCGTGCCCACGGCGGATGCCACGGGCCTCCCGGATCCGGTGGCCTTCGCGCGCTCCGACTGGGCGGGCGACCCGTTCGCCCGGGGATCCGGCAGCTTCCTGCGCCCCGGCGCCACGCGCGCCGACCGCGAGGCCCTCGCGCGTCCCGTCGACGACCGCGTCTTCTTCGCCGGCGAGGCGACGAGCGCCGACCGCCCCGGCACGGTCGCGGGCGCCTACGCGTCCGGCCTGCGCGCGGCGGACGAGGTGGACCGCGCGGGCGCCGGCACCGAGCGCGTCGCCGTCGTCGGCGCCGGCATCGCGGGCACCGCCGCCGCGCGGGCCCTCCGCGACGCCGGGCACGACGTCGTGCTCGTCGAGGCGCGCGCGGAGCTCGGCGGCAGGATCCGCGCCGCCGGCGGCATCGACAGCCCGGACTGGCCGCACCCCGCCGAGCTCGGCGCGCTCTGGCTCGCCGCCGACGACGACCACGTGCTCCGCGACGCCGTCGAGGCGGCGGGCATCTCCCGGTACGGCCTCGCGCTCATCCCCGAGCACCGCGGCCCCGACGGGCAGGTGCGGGATCCGTCGACCGCGGGATCCGACGCCCTCGCCGGCGCGCGCGCCCACGCCCTCGCCCAGCCGGGCGCGACCAGCCTCGCCGCCGCCCTGCGCGACACCGGCGCCGACGAGCTCGACGCGGACGGCGGAGCGGCCTCGCCCGCCGCCGATCTCGCCGCGCTGATCGCGACCGACGTCGCGATCGCCCACGGCGCCGCCCCGGACGAGCTCTCCGCCGCCCACGGCCTCGACGAGCCGGGGCCCGTCGGCAACGTCGCCGTCACGGGCGGCTTCGCCGGCCTCGTGCAGCACCTGCTGCGCGACCAGGACATGGACGTCCTGCGGGAGGCCACGGTGTCGCGCATCGCGTACGGCGAGGGGCGGGTGGGGCTGCGCCTCGGATCCGGCGAGTCCCTCTCGGTCGACCGCGTCGTCGTCACGGTGCCGCTCGGGGTGCTGCAGGAGGGCGCGATCGCGTTCGACCCGGCGCTCCCGGCCGCGCACGACCAGGCGATCCGCGCGCTCGGCCCCGGCCGCGCCGATCGGATCTGGCTCCGCTTCGCCGCGCCGTTCTGGTCGACGACCGCCACGGTGTGGACCTCGCACGACGCCGACGGGAGCATCACGCGCTGGTACAACCTCATGCCCATCTCGGGCGAGCCCGTCCTCATGGCCGAGGTCGGCGCCCTGGCGGCCGAGCGCGTCGCGGCCATGGACGACCAGGAGCTGCGCGCGGCGGCGCTCCGCACGCTCCTGCCCTTCGCGGATCCGGACCTCCTCGAGCCGGCGACGCCCGCCCCGACGGACGGACCGGGCGGGACGGCGACGCCGAGCCCGACTCCGACGCCCTAGCGGTCGACGCGCGCGGCGGCCGGGTGCGGCGCGGCGGGCGCGTCCTCCGCGGGATCCGGGACGGCCGGCGGCGGCGACGCGAGCCCAGGAGCGCTCCCCGGGGAGGCCGCGTCCTCGACTGCCCCCGCCCGCGGCGGCGCATCCGCCGGCCGAACTCGGCTGAGGCCCACGACCAGCGCCGTCACGCCCGCCAGCACGCCCGCGACGAGCGCCAGCCACGCGGCGATCTCGAACGGCACGCCCACCTGCGCGGGGTCGAGGAAGAAGTACGGGTACCAGCCGACGCGCGGCCCGCGGATCTCCGTGAACGCGCACCAGGCGAGGGGGAACGGCATCGCCCAGCCGACGGCCTTCCAGGTCACGCGCGGGCGGCCGGGCGCGAGGGTCCAGTCGAGGAGCGCGTACGCCGGGATCACGAAGTGCAGCAGCCGGCTCGACCACGGCACCTCGACGTAGTAGGCCTGCGCGCTCGACTCCAGCACGATGAGCCCGAAGACGACGCCGGACACCACGACGTAGCTGAGGACGACGGCGCGCACGGCCGCCATGAGCCGCGGCTCGATGCCGCCGCGGAGCGCGTGGAGGCCCGACGCGGCGAGCACGACGACCCCCGCCATCCCGCTCTGCGTGGTGAAGTAGCTGAACCAGTTCTCCGCGGCGAAGGTCGTGAACCCCTGCACGTAGTCGAAGTCCGCGGCGAGCGCGACGACGCCCACGAGCGCGGCGGCCAGGCGCACGGCACCGAGGATCCTCTGCACAGCACTCCGATCGCGGCCGACTCCCGGCATCCCCGTCGCGTCCAGTCTACGAACGAGGTCTCACGATCGCCTCCGTGCCCTCGCGCGTCGCGGGCGGGGACGGCAGGATGACCGCCATGAGCCCTTCATCGCGATCCACCAGCCAGCAGGTGCAGTTCGCCTCCTTCGGGGGTGTGGACGTCCTCGAGGTCGTCGACGTCCCGCGGCCGACGCCCGGCCCCGGCGAGGTGCTCGTCGAGGTGTTCGCCGCGGGCATCAACCACATCGAGGCGTACATCCGGCAGGGCCGCTTCCCCGACGAGGTGCCGACGGCCTTCCCGAACGGCCAGGGCAGCGACTTCGCGGGCTGCGTCGCCGCGGTCGGCGAGGGCGTCACGCGCTTCCGCAAGGGCCAGGACGTCCTCGGCCACACCGTCATGGCGGCGCACGCGACGCACGTGGTCGTGCCCGCGGGCAACGTCGTCCCGAAGCCCGCGCAGCTCCCGTGGGAGGTCGCGGGCGGCCTCTTCCTCGCGGGCCTCGTCGCGCACGACGTGCTGCACGCCGTCACGGTGGGCGAGGGCGACACCCTCGTCGTGTCCGCCGCGGCAGGCGGTGTCGGCAGCATCGAGGCCCAGCTCGCGATGCGCCGCGGCGCCCGCGTCATCGGCACGTGCGGCGAGCGCAACTTCGACTACCTCCGCCAGATCGGCGTCACCCCCGTCGTCTACGGGGACGGCCTCGCCGACCGGATCCGGAAGGCCGCCCCGAACGGCGTGCAGGCCTTCGTCGACAACTTCGGCGGCGGCGAGCAGGTGGCCGAGGAGCTGGGCGTCGCGGCCAAGCGCTTCAGCTCCAGCGACGACCGGAAGCACCTCGAGCTCGAGGCCGTGCTGCCGCCCGTCGAGGAGGACGACGTGCACCGGTCCCGGACCCTCGCCACGGTCGCCGAGCTCGCGGCCAAGCGCGAGGTGGACGTGCTCGTCTCCGGCTTCTACCCGCTGGCCCAGGTGCAGGAGGCGTTCGACGACCTGGAGCGCCGGCACGCGCGCGGCAAGATCGTGCTCGGCATGCGCCCCGTGCACTACCCGGGCGACCGGCGGAGCACGGCGAAGGCCCGCGACGTCGCCGACGGCCGGGCCTGACGCGGACGTCGGCCGGGGTCGCGCGGTGTCCGCGCGCCCCGGATCGACGCCGTCAGGTGCGGAGGACCTCGGCGGGCTCCGGCTCGGCCGGCGTCTCGATGTGCGCCTCGCGCCAGCGGAGCAGGTCGCGCACGGCGGGCGACTCGTCGCACTCGAGCATCACGACCGCGGCCCG
The nucleotide sequence above comes from Clavibacter sp. B3I6. Encoded proteins:
- a CDS encoding Pr6Pr family membrane protein, coding for MQRILGAVRLAAALVGVVALAADFDYVQGFTTFAAENWFSYFTTQSGMAGVVVLAASGLHALRGGIEPRLMAAVRAVVLSYVVVSGVVFGLIVLESSAQAYYVEVPWSSRLLHFVIPAYALLDWTLAPGRPRVTWKAVGWAMPFPLAWCAFTEIRGPRVGWYPYFFLDPAQVGVPFEIAAWLALVAGVLAGVTALVVGLSRVRPADAPPRAGAVEDAASPGSAPGLASPPPAVPDPAEDAPAAPHPAAARVDR
- a CDS encoding RNA-binding S4 domain-containing protein, yielding MPLDDALPPAPAGQAAVRVDSWLWAVRVYKTRSQATAACRAGHVRVADERVKASQAVRPGDEVRVRVAGAERILVVRRTLVKRVGPAVAAEAMTDLTPPPPPRDAAPATVVRDRGAGRPTKRDRRDIERLRDPEGVRGR
- a CDS encoding 3-methyladenine DNA glycosylase — encoded protein: MIPAADLLPAERADASAHAGERPVAAVLDPSAWHDRADRHAGRADAFSAGFRERRMAGRTHEVDDFLFTYYPHKPSLLRRWHPGAGAVLADAAGEERAAWRWYVADAERAAGGVRVDAAAYLAARGSTASFVERILSRTAARPGRFSCFGLHEWAMVYRVAPGEQRHEKLPLRLGSAATDEVVETHRLACTHIDAFRFFTPEAVPRNALAPTRETQPDLEQPGCLHAGMDVYKWATKLGPLVPGELLLDAFELARDIRSLDMRASPYDVSGLGLEAVRIEEPSGKARYAAEQRGFAGRSNALRARILDELAHARRVAAAGL
- a CDS encoding FAD-dependent oxidoreductase — encoded protein: MSITRRTLLTASVSGLSLLGLAACTRTTPTPATPTSMPSATPTPVPTADATGLPDPVAFARSDWAGDPFARGSGSFLRPGATRADREALARPVDDRVFFAGEATSADRPGTVAGAYASGLRAADEVDRAGAGTERVAVVGAGIAGTAAARALRDAGHDVVLVEARAELGGRIRAAGGIDSPDWPHPAELGALWLAADDDHVLRDAVEAAGISRYGLALIPEHRGPDGQVRDPSTAGSDALAGARAHALAQPGATSLAAALRDTGADELDADGGAASPAADLAALIATDVAIAHGAAPDELSAAHGLDEPGPVGNVAVTGGFAGLVQHLLRDQDMDVLREATVSRIAYGEGRVGLRLGSGESLSVDRVVVTVPLGVLQEGAIAFDPALPAAHDQAIRALGPGRADRIWLRFAAPFWSTTATVWTSHDADGSITRWYNLMPISGEPVLMAEVGALAAERVAAMDDQELRAAALRTLLPFADPDLLEPATPAPTDGPGGTATPSPTPTP
- a CDS encoding NADP-dependent oxidoreductase — its product is MSPSSRSTSQQVQFASFGGVDVLEVVDVPRPTPGPGEVLVEVFAAGINHIEAYIRQGRFPDEVPTAFPNGQGSDFAGCVAAVGEGVTRFRKGQDVLGHTVMAAHATHVVVPAGNVVPKPAQLPWEVAGGLFLAGLVAHDVLHAVTVGEGDTLVVSAAAGGVGSIEAQLAMRRGARVIGTCGERNFDYLRQIGVTPVVYGDGLADRIRKAAPNGVQAFVDNFGGGEQVAEELGVAAKRFSSSDDRKHLELEAVLPPVEEDDVHRSRTLATVAELAAKREVDVLVSGFYPLAQVQEAFDDLERRHARGKIVLGMRPVHYPGDRRSTAKARDVADGRA
- a CDS encoding DnaJ domain-containing protein; the encoded protein is MSRAGSPADRTPYEVLGVDPAAGTADLRAAYRRLVRATHPDTGGEAHLFHAVQRAWEVIGDPADRAAYDRGQGRASASDDDPLGPDDAGYAPAPGSGTRLGATVHGTAGALARAHYLDRVAAWQGVAPGADLGVDPWSPELVRRAPRDVRWLLAKALAEEATARAAASLGMGATIFHDVRPLAGDGKVDHVVLAPAGLFALSSEDWGVAVQLVRGELQPVAADPDGAFAPGDAPVTWLAGAARSLAASAGVRFAAAVVVVPDDALAQPVERVERGRNRGALVVRRSVLPLVLRDGVSEEGRLSVADPYAVRALLRERLTLLGPAAG